A region from the Deinococcus multiflagellatus genome encodes:
- a CDS encoding DUF4384 domain-containing protein — translation MKKLFLIPAAMLLSTAAAAPKISAQSIIVNPTQPDLSVNVRVDKDTSGNQNPAYRVGDKISISTTVNRDAYVYLFNVNPDGTVDQILPNRLSEDNFVKANTTKVFPAPDDKFTYTVAGPIGQNKVLALASLTELDLDDISSFKSAQDQFATVNAKSQAGLAQALSIVVNPLPQNSWVSDTAFYTVAARNPVSTGSLFVGTNVQNATVILNGQRLGGANVTYSNLRAGTYPVRVQAPGYRDYTTTITIRAGSTTNLNVEFAQAVTPAPVPAPAQYTITLRSPVNGARVFVDGDEVGTIRNGVLNIRVSRGTHEIVVVAAGYRTFSNTYNVTQNGQITITPTR, via the coding sequence ATGAAGAAGCTTTTTCTGATTCCCGCCGCCATGCTGCTCAGCACGGCCGCTGCGGCCCCCAAGATCAGTGCGCAGAGCATCATCGTGAACCCCACGCAGCCCGACCTGTCGGTGAACGTGCGTGTGGACAAAGACACCAGCGGCAACCAGAACCCCGCCTACCGCGTGGGTGACAAAATTTCCATCAGCACCACCGTCAACCGCGACGCCTACGTGTACCTGTTCAACGTGAACCCCGACGGCACCGTGGACCAGATCCTGCCCAACCGTCTGTCGGAAGACAACTTCGTCAAGGCCAACACCACCAAGGTGTTCCCCGCGCCCGACGACAAGTTCACGTACACCGTGGCGGGCCCCATCGGCCAGAACAAGGTGCTGGCCCTGGCCAGCCTGACCGAGCTGGACCTGGACGACATCAGCTCCTTCAAGAGCGCGCAGGACCAGTTCGCCACCGTGAACGCCAAGAGCCAGGCCGGGCTGGCCCAGGCCCTGAGCATCGTGGTGAACCCACTGCCCCAGAACAGCTGGGTGAGTGACACCGCCTTCTACACCGTGGCGGCGCGCAACCCCGTGAGCACCGGCAGCCTGTTTGTGGGCACCAACGTGCAGAACGCCACCGTGATCCTGAACGGGCAGCGGCTGGGCGGTGCCAACGTGACCTACAGCAACCTGCGTGCGGGCACCTACCCCGTGCGGGTGCAGGCCCCCGGCTACCGTGACTACACCACCACCATCACCATCCGCGCGGGCAGCACCACCAACCTGAACGTGGAATTTGCCCAGGCTGTGACCCCGGCCCCCGTACCGGCCCCCGCGCAGTACACCATCACCCTGCGCAGCCCGGTGAACGGCGCCCGCGTGTTCGTGGACGGCGACGAGGTGGGCACCATCCGCAACGGCGTGCTGAACATCCGCGTGTCGCGCGGCACCCACGAGATCGTGGTCGTGGCCGCCGGTTACCGCACCTTCAGCAACACCTACAACGTGACCCAGAACGGTCAGATCACCATTACCCCCACCCGCTGA
- a CDS encoding NUDIX hydrolase, which translates to MPVTDPLDRAAADPWATWVGERERRTLHLPEYRRAAVLVGLTREASPRVLLTVRSADLPTHRGQISFPGGSLEPGEDPVTGALREAQEEVGLDPAAVTVLGELDDVFTPIGFHVTPVLARIPAQPGLTLSAEVAQLLLPTLAELRALPVTTETRTLPDGTRVPLYRYPWQGHDIWGMTARILHDLLTQGPEEADG; encoded by the coding sequence ATCCCCGTGACTGATCCACTGGACCGGGCTGCAGCCGACCCCTGGGCCACCTGGGTGGGGGAACGCGAGCGCCGCACCCTGCACCTGCCTGAATACCGCCGCGCCGCCGTGCTGGTGGGTCTGACCCGGGAAGCCAGCCCCCGCGTTCTGCTGACGGTCCGCTCGGCCGACCTGCCCACCCACCGGGGCCAGATCAGCTTTCCGGGGGGCAGTCTGGAACCGGGTGAGGACCCAGTCACGGGCGCCCTGCGCGAAGCCCAGGAGGAGGTGGGCCTGGACCCGGCCGCCGTGACCGTGCTGGGCGAACTGGACGACGTGTTCACGCCCATCGGCTTTCATGTCACGCCTGTGCTGGCCCGCATTCCCGCGCAGCCGGGGCTGACCCTCAGCGCCGAGGTGGCCCAGCTGCTGCTGCCCACCCTGGCCGAGCTGCGCGCCCTGCCCGTGACCACCGAAACCCGCACCCTCCCCGACGGCACCCGCGTGCCCCTCTACCGCTACCCCTGGCAGGGCCACGACATCTGGGGCATGACCGCCCGGATTCTGCACGACCTGCTGACCCAGGGGCCGGAGGAGGCCGATGGCTGA
- a CDS encoding SDR family oxidoreductase: MTGQTQQGKSAFLTGASKGIGRAVAQALVQEGYGVTITSRHQGEIEGVAAELGAQARGVACDVKDPHALQAAVDAHVAAFGGLDVLFVNAGVGHFASVADLSIEQWQDVIDTNLSGAFYTVKAAIPALSQRGGYVFTLSSLAGKNPFAGGGAYNASKFGLNGLSEVLMLELRDRGIKVTQIMPGSVATHFNGHTPNDQDAWKIQPEDLAQLTVDLLRMPARTLPSRVEVRPSRPKKG; this comes from the coding sequence ATGACCGGCCAGACGCAGCAGGGCAAAAGCGCTTTTCTCACCGGAGCCAGCAAGGGCATTGGGCGGGCAGTGGCCCAGGCCCTGGTGCAGGAGGGCTACGGGGTCACGATCACCAGCCGCCACCAGGGCGAGATTGAAGGGGTGGCCGCAGAGCTGGGCGCCCAGGCCCGGGGCGTGGCCTGCGACGTGAAAGACCCCCACGCCCTGCAGGCCGCCGTGGACGCGCATGTGGCGGCGTTTGGCGGCCTGGACGTGCTGTTTGTGAACGCAGGCGTGGGCCACTTTGCCTCTGTGGCCGACCTGAGCATTGAGCAGTGGCAGGACGTGATTGACACCAACCTCAGCGGGGCTTTTTACACCGTCAAGGCGGCCATTCCAGCACTCTCACAGCGCGGCGGGTACGTTTTTACCCTGTCCAGCCTGGCGGGCAAGAACCCCTTTGCGGGTGGCGGCGCCTACAACGCCAGCAAGTTCGGCCTGAACGGCCTGTCCGAGGTGCTGATGCTGGAACTGCGCGACCGGGGGATCAAGGTCACCCAGATCATGCCCGGCAGCGTGGCGACGCACTTTAACGGCCACACCCCGAATGATCAGGACGCCTGGAAAATTCAGCCCGAGGACCTCGCGCAGCTGACCGTGGACCTCCTGCGCATGCCCGCGCGCACCCTGCCCAGCCGCGTGGAGGTGCGGCCCAGCCGGCCAAAGAAGGGGTAA
- the smpB gene encoding SsrA-binding protein SmpB, protein MPRVYTNRRAHYEYELLERFEAGISLTGSEVKSVRAGGVDFRDAFARLQGGNVELEGLYIPTYKEATYNNHEPRRTRRLLLNREEIGKLKRGLEQKGLTLVPTRLYQKGRYFKVELALARGKKLHDKRRAEAEKTVRRELREL, encoded by the coding sequence ATGCCCCGCGTGTACACGAACCGCCGCGCTCATTACGAGTACGAATTATTAGAGCGCTTCGAGGCGGGCATCAGCCTGACGGGCAGTGAGGTCAAGAGCGTGCGGGCCGGCGGCGTGGATTTCCGCGACGCCTTTGCCCGGCTGCAGGGCGGCAACGTGGAGTTAGAAGGGCTGTACATTCCCACCTACAAGGAAGCGACCTACAACAACCACGAGCCCCGCCGCACCCGCCGCCTGCTGCTGAACCGCGAGGAAATTGGCAAATTAAAGCGCGGCCTGGAGCAGAAGGGTCTGACCCTGGTGCCGACCCGGCTGTACCAGAAGGGCCGCTATTTCAAGGTGGAACTGGCGCTGGCGCGCGGCAAGAAACTGCATGACAAGCGCCGCGCCGAGGCCGAAAAGACCGTGCGCCGGGAGCTGCGCGAGCTGTGA
- a CDS encoding N-acetylmuramoyl-L-alanine amidase encodes MKAARSARPRAALRLLSAGLLLLGLAGAQIAFSRLNLAGQPVDSIQLYGAEYASQSVLSGLLTVTREGQIVRVTGLGHTLLLPIDEDQQRATTDFNTVQLDTRRLQARAATLVNGNLYLPVDTLAAGLGAQYEPGKLTVPAPQLLGVSSRAGRDTDRLVLDLSRDVAVQDEQRGDRAVITLRGLKGETRRYTTRGAFVPSVDVARSGEDLTVTLPLNAGSGYRVYKVVRPGNVRVVVDAGPGVARSSPQVLTRVTAPLIVLDPVRVPGVGRDVTLEVARRAAELLSKFGWQVRMTRDASQTLSREDALRLTRQSDVYLALDLGRLPGAQRSGVTVYEQTGRASAPLINTIRAGAAPPYSALVVAGPGSTRRLGELLRGELKAKGVTAGRETTSRVLSLGEAPQAALLLELGWAGNAEDLAKLGVNQRLQLMAEAVARSVATYLTARANNNANISAGAAGAQP; translated from the coding sequence GTGAAGGCCGCCCGCTCTGCCCGCCCCCGCGCCGCCCTGCGCCTGCTGAGCGCCGGCCTGCTGCTGCTGGGCCTCGCGGGGGCCCAGATTGCCTTCAGCCGCCTGAATCTGGCGGGGCAGCCGGTGGACAGCATTCAGCTGTACGGCGCCGAATACGCCAGCCAGAGCGTTCTGAGCGGCCTGCTCACCGTGACCCGCGAAGGCCAGATTGTGCGGGTCACGGGGCTGGGCCACACGCTGCTGCTGCCCATTGACGAGGACCAGCAGCGGGCCACCACCGATTTCAACACGGTGCAGCTGGACACCCGCCGCCTGCAGGCGCGCGCCGCCACGCTGGTGAATGGCAACCTGTACCTGCCGGTGGACACCCTGGCCGCCGGCCTGGGCGCCCAGTACGAGCCCGGCAAGCTGACGGTGCCCGCGCCGCAGCTGCTGGGCGTGAGCAGCCGCGCCGGGCGCGACACCGACCGGCTGGTGCTGGACCTCTCGCGCGATGTGGCCGTGCAAGACGAGCAGCGCGGCGACCGCGCGGTGATCACCCTGCGCGGCCTGAAGGGCGAGACCCGCCGCTACACCACCCGGGGGGCCTTTGTGCCCTCTGTGGACGTGGCGCGCAGCGGCGAGGACCTGACCGTGACCCTGCCCCTGAACGCGGGCAGCGGGTACCGCGTGTACAAGGTGGTGCGCCCCGGCAACGTGCGCGTGGTGGTGGACGCCGGGCCCGGGGTGGCGCGCAGCAGCCCCCAAGTGCTGACCCGGGTGACCGCTCCCCTGATCGTGCTGGACCCGGTGCGGGTGCCGGGCGTGGGCCGCGACGTGACCCTGGAAGTGGCCCGGCGCGCGGCCGAGCTGCTCTCCAAGTTCGGCTGGCAGGTGCGCATGACCCGCGACGCCAGCCAGACCCTGAGCCGCGAGGACGCCCTGCGGCTGACCCGCCAGAGCGACGTGTATCTGGCCCTGGACCTGGGGCGCCTGCCCGGGGCCCAGCGCAGCGGGGTGACCGTCTACGAGCAGACCGGCCGGGCGAGCGCGCCCCTGATCAACACCATCCGCGCCGGCGCGGCGCCGCCTTACTCGGCGCTGGTGGTGGCGGGCCCGGGCAGCACCCGCCGCCTGGGTGAACTGCTGCGCGGCGAGCTGAAGGCCAAGGGCGTCACCGCCGGGCGCGAAACCACCAGCCGCGTGCTGTCGCTGGGCGAAGCCCCGCAGGCCGCGCTGCTGCTGGAACTGGGCTGGGCGGGCAACGCCGAGGATCTGGCCAAGCTGGGCGTGAACCAGCGCCTGCAGCTGATGGCCGAGGCAGTGGCGCGCTCGGTGGCCACCTACCTCACGGCCCGCGCCAACAACAACGCCAACATCAGTGCGGGTGCGGCGGGGGCCCAGCCATGA
- a CDS encoding GerMN domain-containing protein produces the protein MTALRKLFSLFNVVAAALFACSVLALQAVQRTPPTPTPPKPDLEERQTLKVKVYFTDPQVQRLKPETRTIQVVQTNPRAVAQAAVNVWTQGPFDKGLLGVVPTGSVAPKVYLRGQHFFVDLPESYAKLRYGTSGERMLLCTLTRTLLDSRGQDVTFLLAGQNVETLGHLDLREPYTREDCADQ, from the coding sequence ATGACCGCGCTGCGCAAGCTGTTTTCGCTCTTCAACGTGGTGGCCGCGGCGCTGTTTGCCTGCTCGGTGCTGGCCCTGCAGGCAGTGCAGCGCACGCCGCCCACGCCCACGCCCCCCAAACCGGACCTCGAAGAGCGCCAGACCCTGAAGGTCAAGGTGTATTTCACCGACCCCCAGGTGCAGCGCCTGAAGCCCGAAACCCGCACCATTCAGGTGGTGCAGACCAACCCGCGCGCCGTGGCGCAGGCCGCCGTGAACGTGTGGACCCAGGGCCCCTTCGACAAGGGGCTGCTGGGCGTGGTGCCGACCGGCAGCGTGGCCCCCAAGGTGTACCTGCGCGGGCAACACTTTTTCGTGGACCTGCCAGAGAGCTACGCCAAACTGCGCTACGGCACCAGCGGCGAGCGCATGCTGCTGTGTACCCTCACCCGCACCCTGCTCGACAGCCGGGGCCAGGACGTGACCTTCCTGCTGGCCGGCCAGAACGTGGAAACCCTGGGCCACCTGGACCTGCGCGAGCCGTACACCCGCGAGGACTGCGCGGATCAGTGA
- a CDS encoding AAA family ATPase produces the protein MLHSITLQGFKSFADRTRLEFGPGVSAVIGPNGSGKSNVVEAIRWATHQARARELRAGRASELIFHGSGGKAPLGLAEVQLELHTAQGRVNLARRIYRDGTAEQDLGGRPARVRDVQSALRGTGLGPGGLAVIGQGEVSGVVQAEGKTLLGYVQEAAGLSRAVSARQETEARLREADTHLGALRLVLGEREAVLARLGRAAQEARDWRTLSLRVLTLEDALRRERQAALARDIAAARAEGAELEARSAALGTEVQTAAAAAERAREAAQDARARRDAYAGALETLRAARDAAAQAGRYRDHLLGERAALQAELDALPTSPPEVSAPDLPALDAALQAARSGAEGAEVQARRLDAELSRARTLVARAAEAQAREAGGRETLRAELERAQGNLDTTLESLHAAEERLDTARHAREQAETAYRALQAEREAALNHERHLRGELARVNASVAPLRRERERLEQTLNSYARYGEGARNALRLDHPGIVGSVADLLTVPADYETALGAALGRRLEQVVVNRAEDAREIIDELKRVGGRATFLPLDLIRARPRRDAALLREDGVVGNLADLCPSDPPLVSEAILADTLVVRDLRAANRIARTHSSRPRLVTLDGELVEPGGAITGGRARDTGAGVLTDQRRFQELDAELDDADRQSARLGAELKKVEAALAGGAAAHDTLLAARERAAQEEAAAERRAAELGAQARSLEAHRDRLSARLGPDTPAPVDPVAPLPDLNDLEAALAGARHEAEGRRAAERAAAETLALAREADAAWRAYRTGRARAGDLRARLEASGAALQTQEAHLAAAVTEVTRREAALGTLDEHEYARAEYVREQAAQTYANLIAAQNKARARLDEVRLLIARREGLQEPLPDGCLPPGTPREWTAELTRTRAALEALGPVNARAEADHAAEAELLAAVRTELHDAETAATELRAHLHDLETAEGHATAAAFDRVNAAFREYSAQLLGGQGELEGERDEAGRLRGLRLAVQPKGKRTRSMTLLSAGERTMAGLGFLFALNHAGGEGGAGGLPLAVLDEVDAPLDEANIRRFTAFLQLFSERGAQFLLVTHQKATMEIATALWGVTTDQTGASRVLSIKQPEDAKAG, from the coding sequence ATGTTGCACAGCATCACCCTCCAAGGCTTCAAAAGTTTCGCGGACCGGACCCGGCTGGAATTCGGGCCCGGCGTCAGTGCGGTCATTGGGCCCAACGGCAGCGGCAAGAGCAACGTCGTGGAGGCCATTCGCTGGGCCACCCACCAGGCCCGCGCCCGCGAGTTGCGCGCGGGCCGGGCCTCGGAGCTGATTTTTCACGGCAGCGGCGGCAAGGCCCCGCTGGGGCTGGCCGAGGTGCAGCTGGAACTGCACACCGCGCAGGGCCGGGTGAATCTGGCCCGGCGCATCTACCGCGACGGCACGGCCGAGCAGGACCTGGGGGGCCGCCCCGCCCGCGTGCGCGACGTGCAGAGCGCCCTGCGCGGCACGGGTCTGGGGCCCGGGGGGCTGGCGGTGATCGGGCAGGGCGAGGTCAGCGGCGTGGTGCAGGCCGAGGGCAAGACCCTGCTGGGCTACGTGCAGGAAGCGGCCGGGCTGTCGCGCGCGGTGTCGGCGCGGCAGGAGACCGAAGCGCGGCTGCGCGAGGCCGACACCCACTTAGGCGCGCTGCGGCTGGTGCTGGGCGAGCGTGAAGCGGTCCTGGCCCGGCTGGGCCGCGCGGCCCAGGAGGCGCGCGACTGGCGCACCCTGAGCCTGCGCGTGTTGACCCTGGAAGACGCCCTGCGCCGCGAGCGGCAGGCGGCACTGGCCCGGGACATCGCCGCCGCCCGCGCCGAGGGTGCCGAGTTGGAGGCCCGCAGCGCTGCCCTGGGCACTGAGGTGCAGACCGCCGCCGCCGCCGCAGAGCGCGCCCGCGAGGCCGCCCAGGACGCCCGCGCCCGCCGCGACGCCTACGCGGGCGCCCTGGAAACCCTGCGCGCCGCCCGCGACGCCGCCGCACAGGCCGGGCGCTACCGCGACCACCTGCTGGGTGAGCGCGCCGCCCTGCAGGCCGAACTGGACGCCCTGCCCACAAGCCCCCCGGAAGTGTCGGCCCCCGACCTGCCCGCCCTGGACGCCGCCCTGCAGGCCGCCCGCAGCGGGGCCGAGGGCGCCGAGGTCCAGGCCCGCCGCCTGGACGCCGAGCTGTCGCGCGCCCGCACCCTGGTGGCCCGCGCCGCCGAGGCCCAGGCCCGCGAGGCCGGGGGCCGCGAGACCCTGCGCGCCGAACTGGAGCGCGCCCAGGGCAACCTGGACACCACCCTGGAGAGCCTGCACGCCGCCGAGGAACGCCTGGACACCGCGCGCCACGCCCGCGAGCAGGCCGAAACTGCCTACCGCGCCCTGCAGGCCGAGCGCGAGGCCGCCCTGAACCATGAGCGGCACCTGCGCGGCGAACTGGCGCGCGTGAACGCCAGCGTGGCGCCGCTGCGCCGCGAACGCGAGCGCCTGGAACAGACCCTGAATTCGTATGCCCGCTACGGCGAGGGTGCCCGCAACGCCCTGCGGCTGGACCACCCCGGCATCGTGGGCTCGGTGGCGGACCTGTTGACTGTGCCCGCCGACTACGAGACCGCGCTGGGGGCCGCCCTGGGCCGGCGCCTGGAACAGGTGGTCGTGAACCGGGCCGAAGACGCCCGCGAGATTATTGACGAACTGAAGCGGGTGGGGGGCCGCGCCACCTTCCTGCCTCTGGACCTGATCCGCGCCCGCCCACGCCGCGACGCCGCCCTGCTGCGCGAGGACGGGGTGGTGGGCAACCTCGCCGACCTGTGCCCCAGCGATCCGCCGCTGGTGAGCGAAGCCATTCTGGCTGACACCCTGGTGGTGCGGGACCTGCGCGCCGCCAACCGCATTGCCCGCACGCACAGCAGCCGCCCCCGGCTGGTCACTCTGGACGGCGAACTGGTGGAGCCCGGCGGCGCGATTACTGGGGGCCGCGCGCGCGACACGGGCGCGGGCGTGCTGACCGACCAGCGCCGCTTTCAGGAACTGGACGCTGAACTGGACGACGCCGACCGCCAGAGTGCCCGCCTGGGCGCCGAATTGAAGAAGGTGGAAGCCGCGCTGGCCGGGGGCGCCGCCGCGCACGACACCCTGCTGGCCGCCCGCGAACGTGCCGCGCAGGAAGAGGCGGCGGCCGAGCGCCGCGCCGCCGAACTGGGCGCGCAGGCCCGCAGCCTGGAAGCCCACCGCGACCGCCTCTCGGCCCGCCTGGGCCCCGACACCCCTGCACCCGTGGACCCTGTTGCGCCCCTGCCCGACCTGAACGACCTGGAAGCGGCCCTGGCCGGCGCCCGCCACGAGGCCGAGGGTCGCCGCGCCGCCGAACGCGCCGCCGCCGAAACCCTGGCCCTGGCCCGCGAGGCTGACGCCGCGTGGCGCGCCTACCGCACCGGCCGCGCCCGCGCCGGGGACCTGCGCGCCCGCCTGGAGGCCAGTGGGGCGGCCCTGCAGACCCAGGAGGCCCATCTCGCCGCCGCCGTGACCGAGGTGACCCGGCGCGAGGCCGCCCTGGGCACCCTGGACGAACACGAATACGCCCGCGCCGAATATGTCCGCGAGCAGGCCGCCCAGACCTACGCGAACCTCATTGCCGCGCAGAACAAGGCCCGCGCCCGCCTGGACGAGGTGCGCCTGCTCATAGCCCGGCGCGAGGGGCTGCAAGAACCCCTGCCCGACGGCTGCCTGCCCCCCGGCACCCCGCGCGAGTGGACGGCCGAGCTGACCCGCACCCGCGCTGCCCTGGAAGCCCTGGGCCCGGTGAACGCCCGCGCCGAGGCCGACCACGCCGCCGAGGCCGAGCTGCTGGCCGCCGTGCGCACCGAGCTGCACGACGCCGAAACGGCCGCCACTGAACTGCGCGCCCACCTGCACGACCTCGAAACCGCCGAGGGCCACGCCACGGCCGCCGCCTTTGACCGGGTGAACGCCGCCTTCCGCGAGTACAGCGCCCAGCTGCTGGGCGGCCAGGGCGAACTGGAAGGCGAGCGTGACGAGGCCGGGCGCCTGCGCGGCCTGCGGCTGGCGGTGCAGCCCAAAGGAAAACGCACCCGCTCCATGACCCTGCTGTCGGCGGGCGAGCGCACCATGGCGGGGCTGGGGTTCCTGTTCGCCCTGAACCATGCCGGCGGCGAAGGCGGCGCCGGGGGCCTGCCCCTGGCCGTGCTGGACGAGGTGGACGCCCCGCTGGACGAGGCCAACATCCGCCGCTTTACCGCCTTTTTGCAGCTGTTCAGCGAGCGCGGCGCCCAGTTCCTGCTGGTGACCCACCAGAAGGCCACCATGGAAATTGCCACTGCGCTGTGGGGCGTGACCACCGACCAGACCGGCGCCAGCCGCGTGCTGAGCATCAAGCAGCCCGAGGACGCCAAAGCCGGGTAG
- a CDS encoding phosphotransferase family protein, translated as MAPSPYAKPLQHADLPAGIRVVLGPGPLQEPPQQGRTSRVAFALDTGGRPVVVKRSVGPHLDLLRREARALGALHPLGVPAPAPLLYLEHAAPAGPEGWLVTPRWPGLTLEVALRTQEDPGHRAALLADFGTALARLHATPPPPGFGSPDWLAGALTTAARLNPAVDAAHLAQLRREQPGGRAATLIHGDLFLDNVMVAQGRVTGFIDWGFAAVGDPRYDVAVAIHELSPADQAAFIEGYGPAAQLTPQETDFFVGVALLF; from the coding sequence ATGGCTCCGTCCCCCTACGCCAAGCCCCTGCAGCACGCCGACCTGCCCGCAGGGATCCGGGTGGTCCTGGGCCCCGGACCCCTGCAGGAGCCCCCGCAACAGGGCCGCACGTCCCGCGTGGCCTTTGCGCTGGACACTGGGGGCAGGCCTGTTGTGGTCAAACGCTCGGTGGGGCCACACCTGGACTTGCTGCGGCGCGAAGCCCGCGCACTGGGCGCCCTGCACCCGCTGGGCGTGCCCGCCCCGGCGCCGCTGCTGTACCTGGAACACGCGGCGCCCGCTGGCCCGGAAGGCTGGCTGGTCACCCCGCGCTGGCCCGGCCTGACGCTGGAGGTGGCCCTGCGCACCCAGGAAGACCCGGGGCACCGCGCCGCCCTGCTGGCCGACTTCGGCACGGCCCTGGCGAGGCTGCACGCGACGCCGCCGCCACCCGGTTTCGGCAGCCCCGACTGGCTGGCCGGGGCCCTGACCACCGCCGCCCGCCTGAACCCAGCGGTGGACGCCGCCCACCTCGCCCAGTTGCGCCGCGAGCAGCCTGGCGGCCGGGCGGCAACCCTCATTCACGGCGACCTCTTTCTGGACAACGTGATGGTGGCCCAGGGGCGCGTGACTGGCTTTATTGACTGGGGCTTTGCGGCGGTGGGCGACCCCCGTTATGACGTGGCCGTGGCGATCCACGAACTGAGCCCGGCGGATCAGGCGGCTTTTATAGAGGGCTACGGCCCGGCTGCGCAGTTGACCCCCCAGGAAACCGATTTCTTCGTCGGGGTCGCCCTGCTGTTCTGA
- a CDS encoding chromate transporter, with the protein MSADPWDILLTFTRLGLVSFGGANLPEIERVLVEQKGWITPQVLAGGFALGQVMPGPNMLAMTHYGFAAGGWWGAAAATAGFYGPTALLSAAAMLAWQRLSRWRWLPPLRSALLPFGAGVLLAGALVLGRSSLHSWPAAVIAVAAFVLLQRTRVNAAVVVLGAAGLGALLGL; encoded by the coding sequence ATGAGCGCCGACCCCTGGGACATCCTGCTCACCTTTACCCGGCTGGGGCTCGTGAGTTTCGGGGGGGCCAACCTGCCGGAAATTGAACGGGTGCTGGTAGAGCAAAAAGGCTGGATCACCCCGCAGGTGCTGGCCGGCGGCTTTGCGCTGGGGCAGGTGATGCCGGGGCCCAACATGCTGGCCATGACCCACTACGGCTTTGCGGCCGGGGGCTGGTGGGGCGCGGCAGCGGCCACCGCCGGGTTTTACGGCCCCACCGCCCTGCTGAGCGCAGCGGCCATGCTGGCGTGGCAGCGCCTGAGCCGCTGGCGCTGGTTGCCGCCGCTGCGCAGCGCGCTGCTGCCTTTTGGCGCCGGGGTGCTGCTGGCGGGCGCGCTGGTGCTGGGGCGCAGCAGCCTGCACAGCTGGCCCGCTGCCGTGATTGCCGTGGCCGCTTTTGTGCTGCTGCAGCGCACGCGGGTCAACGCGGCGGTGGTGGTGCTGGGCGCGGCGGGGCTGGGCGCGCTGCTGGGCCTGTAG
- a CDS encoding chromate transporter produces the protein MPAPALSPTAPDHPAQPQRPPTPLGLLQLFLGVALVGIGGGLPAHTRRALAARGWLTDAAFAEAFTLAQLTPGPNAVNLAAMVGAHLCGPRGAALAVAGILAPGLVAMLAVSVITLGLPGGLPPTFQSALRGAACAALGVMLTAAVPVVQVALGVRGGAVLMGATFLALAALKLDLLPVLAVVVAAGLLLNRPRSGE, from the coding sequence ATGCCTGCCCCGGCCCTCTCCCCCACCGCCCCGGACCACCCGGCCCAGCCGCAGCGGCCTCCCACTCCCCTGGGGCTGCTGCAGTTGTTTCTGGGCGTGGCGCTGGTGGGCATTGGCGGCGGCCTGCCCGCCCATACCCGCCGGGCCCTGGCGGCGCGCGGCTGGCTGACCGACGCCGCTTTTGCCGAGGCCTTTACCCTGGCGCAGCTGACCCCCGGGCCCAACGCCGTGAATCTGGCCGCCATGGTCGGCGCGCACCTGTGCGGGCCCCGGGGCGCGGCGCTGGCGGTGGCCGGGATTCTGGCACCGGGCTTGGTGGCCATGCTGGCAGTCAGTGTGATCACGCTGGGGCTGCCGGGGGGCCTGCCGCCCACCTTCCAGAGCGCACTGCGCGGAGCGGCCTGCGCGGCGCTGGGGGTGATGCTCACGGCCGCCGTGCCGGTGGTGCAAGTGGCGCTGGGGGTCCGGGGCGGCGCGGTCCTGATGGGCGCTACGTTTCTGGCCCTGGCCGCCCTGAAACTGGACCTGCTGCCGGTGCTGGCGGTGGTGGTTGCGGCTGGCCTGCTGCTCAACCGGCCCCGGAGCGGCGAATGA
- a CDS encoding AAA family ATPase, whose translation MTPPLLLVLTGLPAAGKSTLGAALARDLQLPFVTKDEYKGLLLARQPDLPRDISGPLSFDLMWHVAGVTLRAGVSTVLETHFYRGVSEAHLLRLAQTHGARLAQVFCTAPLDVLRARHAARVASGARPGIDLPFEHALAPAHWCHTPLDLGPAPCLQLDTAAGNPLPRALAWVQGLAALPTD comes from the coding sequence GTGACCCCACCCCTTCTGCTGGTGCTGACCGGGCTGCCGGCTGCTGGAAAATCCACCCTGGGCGCGGCGCTGGCCCGCGACCTGCAGCTTCCCTTCGTCACCAAGGACGAGTACAAGGGTCTGCTGCTGGCCCGGCAGCCAGACCTGCCCCGGGACATTTCGGGGCCTCTGAGCTTTGACCTGATGTGGCATGTGGCGGGCGTGACGCTGAGGGCAGGCGTGAGCACCGTGCTCGAAACGCATTTCTACCGCGGGGTCAGCGAGGCGCACCTGCTGCGGCTGGCGCAGACCCACGGCGCCCGGCTGGCCCAGGTGTTCTGCACCGCGCCGCTGGACGTGCTGCGGGCGCGGCATGCGGCGCGCGTGGCTTCGGGGGCGCGGCCGGGGATAGACCTGCCCTTCGAGCACGCCCTGGCGCCCGCCCACTGGTGCCACACCCCGCTGGACCTGGGCCCGGCGCCCTGTCTGCAGTTGGACACGGCTGCGGGTAATCCGCTGCCCAGGGCGCTGGCCTGGGTGCAGGGGCTGGCTGCTCTGCCGACAGACTGA